The following DNA comes from Camelina sativa cultivar DH55 chromosome 14, Cs, whole genome shotgun sequence.
GCTCCGGTTCACCACCAGAGCCTAAAACAGAGTTTCCTGATTTGAAACCGAACGTTCCTGTGAAGCGTCTGTTTGAGGAGATGGACCAAGATCACTCTGAAACAAAGAGAACGCATTAGTCAGGTAGAGAAGTGGCCTCCCTCATCAAGACAGAGACAGGCTATCGTTGTGGACTAGACGAACTTACCTTGTCTCAAATCTGGGATACGGAAGTAGATAGGGAGAAGAGACGAGAGTTGGAGGTGAAGTTGATGAAAGTCAGAGAAACCCAATTCACATTGTATGTGGAACAGGCTCAACTTGTGGCTGAAGCAACCAAACTCATCGTGGATGCATTGAGGAAACGACACTGATTCTATCTTTATGGGTTTTTTTcattatgtgttagttttattcatatcatatgtttctttttttaaggggtgtattcaacttcacattttaggtgatttatgtaaaagttacaaatgcTATGTTACTCAATTATAGTTTTTAAACAGTTTGtggttttggattttaataagttttatggATTCTAAAAGATTTGAAAAGATTTAtgcagaaatccaaatctcatggttttaggtgggatttaaaagaattttactataaatcatatcaacttccctaaaatctatcaaaattctaaattttctacATCCTTATTTCAATACACCCCTTATTTACTTTGTCTTTGATTACACCATTGTTCCATTGGGACTATTGGAATGATGGAGGCCTTCTTGTTGAGGCCCAAAGTAGAGAATAGTGAGCCCAAAAACAGATATCAATACCTGGCCCATTAGCGGGTTTATGTGTAGAAAAAGCCTATCCACCCCAAGCTGCAGCCAGGAAGTGCGTGACAATGGTGATGCTCGGTGTCGGCGTGCTCCAGCTTCCCTCCCGCCTCCgtcactctctctttttctcttcttcccaaTTTGCTTCATCTCGCCCTCAAGGtcaacatctctctctctcagcctTTCTCTTTGCCTCTTAAGTTTCTGCAACAACTATTATCTCTGTTTACGTTCATAAACTGAAACTTGAAAACTTTGTAAAAATTCAGGTGTTGCTAAAGTGGTTCTTAAAAAGGGCAAGACACAGCTCTTCAAAGACGGAAGTCCGATGGTCTACAGTGGAGCCGTAGACAGGATCATTGGAAAACCGCCTCCTCAGACCGGAGATGTTGTCATTGTCGCTGATGGAACCGAGAATCCCATCGGTTGGGGTTTGTATAACTCTGTTTCAATGTTCTGTGTTCGCCTTATGCAGCTTCAACACGAATCCACCAGGTTTCGTTTCTAATACAATCAAGCTCATACACTTCTTTTGTTCGATTCTTTTTCAATACTGAATCTTTGATGGATCTTCGTAGAGATCCTTCTTGTGCGTTGAACATTGAGAAGCTTCTCCAAACTAGAATCGCTGAAGCAGTTCAGTTGCGTAAGAGCTTGGGACTTCCCTCGGCTAAAACTAACGCTTATCGTCTTGTTAACAGTGAAGGAGATAGGTATTTATTTTACTGACTGATCTcaacaaacctttttttttttattggtcggTTTCTCTTACCTTTCTTGCTGCTCTGCTGCAGATTGTCTGGATTGATTGTGGATGTGTTTGGAGACATAGCTGTGGTAGCATCCTCCGCAGCTTGGCTTGAAAAGTACAGGAATGAAGTGGAGAGTTGCTTAAGATCAATCGATGGaattaatcatataaactgGAGACCGTCTCTTGATGTTCTTAAAGAAGATGGTTTNNNNNNNNNNNNNNNNNNNNNNNNNNNNNNNNNNNNNNNNNNNNNNNNNNNNNNNNNNNNNNNNNNNNNNNNNNNNNNNNNNNNNNNNNNNNNNNNNNNNNNNNNNNNNNNNNNNNNNNNNNNNNNNNNNNNNNNNNNNNNNNNNNNNNNNNNNNNNNNNNNNNNNNNNNNNNNNNNNNNNNNNNNNNNNNNNNNNNNNNNNNNNNNNNNNNNNNNNNNNNNNNNNCGGTTTCTTACCTGTCTTGCTGCTCTGCTGCAGATTGCCTGGATTGATTGTGGATGTGTTTGGAGACATAGCTGTGGTAGCATCCTCCGCAGCTTGGCTTGAAAAGTACAGGAATGAAGTGGAGAGTTGCTTAAGATCAATCGATGGaattaatcatataaactgGAGACCGTCTCTTGATGTTCTTAAAGAAGATGGTTTTGATATCTCAAGTctgaaacaaacacaatcatCTAATCTCCCACAGAGATCAATGGTAGGGTGGGTGGTGCCTTAATCAggtctttctctcttcttcagatATGAAAGCCTTACATGGGTGTGAGCTGAGTGATGTTCTTACTTATGCCAGGTCGTGGAAAACGGAATCTCGTACGCAGTTTCGCTAGAGGGACAGAAGACCGGGTTCTACACAGATCAACGCGAAAACCGTCACTTCATTTCAACCATCTCTACTGGTAAAAGAGTTCTTGACCTTTGCTGTTATAGTGGTGGATTTGCACTAAATGCAGCGAGAGGAGGTGCTACCAGTGTCGTGGGTACATTTcatctctctcctcctcctcctcctcctgatCCATCTATCTTAATGCAGTGTCTTGTGAATCGTCTGATCAAAAAACACTTTCAGGAATTGATTCATCTTTGCCTGCTTTGGAGCTCGCCAGAGAGAATGTAATCCTCAACGATATGGATCCGGAGAAggttgtttttttaaaacaagattCAACAGAATTCATGAAGGGTGCTCTGTCAAGGGAAGAGACATGGGACGTCGTGATCCTAGACCCTCCTAAGCTAGCTCCGCGGAAAAAGGTGGCGTAGATTTAAGCgtacctttttttgtttcttaaaatataGTAGATGTCCTAGGTTGTTTACAGAAATGAGATTGCATTTAATGTGGATGCCAGGTCTTGCACAACGCGGCAGGAATGTACAGAAATCTCAACTCGTTAGCAATGCGATTGACAAGGAGTGGCGGTCTTATGATGACATGCTCATGTTCAGGGGCGATGACACAGAGTGGGAAGTTTTTGGGGGTTCTTCAAAGCGCTGCAGTAATGGCGGGAAGGAAAATCACAGTCGTGAGGGAGGCAGGAGCTGCATCTGACCATCCACTCGACCCATCTTACCCTCACTCGACCCATCTTACCCTCAAGGCCAATATCTCTCCAATCTTCTGCTTCGGGTGCTTTGAACACTTGGAAGTTTGGCTTCAACAAGTTCAAAATTTTTGTCCGTAGAATGCATCTAGAAAAATTATAGAAGGCAGATTTGGGgacaaaagtaatatatttgaCTGGTTTGGAAAACAACAACATAGTATTATGTGGAGTTTATGTTTAAGCTCTCACCCAAGGAACTATGTTGAAAGCAAGTATTACATTGTATGTATACATGGATGGATAAGATTTACACACGCAGATtagagttctctctctctctctctctctctatctctatctctctccctctccaaGCTTGTCTGTTATATTACCTACCTCCGGGATTTCTATTCCATGACAAGTATGATGGATCTCCAAGTCGCCTGAAACGAAGAACACATTTATTACTCAACATTACACATTGTGGCTGTATGCACAAGAATACTCTTATCATTATTATTggcataatatatataacacacaGCCCAACAACCAGAGTTTAGCAGAAATTC
Coding sequences within:
- the LOC104743064 gene encoding uncharacterized protein LOC104743064 gives rise to the protein MVMLGVGVLQLPSRLRHSLFFSSSQFASSRPQGVAKVVLKKGKTQLFKDGSPMVYSGAVDRIIGKPPPQTGDVVIVADGTENPIGWGLYNSVSMFCVRLMQLQHESTRDPSCALNIEKLLQTRIAEAVQLRKSLGLPSAKTNAYRLVNSEGDRLPGLIVDVFGDIAVVASSAAWLEKYRNEVESCLRSIDGINHINWRPSLDVLKEDGFDISSLKQTQSSNLPQRSMVVENGISYAVSLEGQKTGFYTDQRENRHFISTISTGKRVLDLCCYSGGFALNAARGGATSVVGIDSSLPALELARENVILNDMDPEKVVFLKQDSTEFMKGALSREETWDVVILDPPKLAPRKKVLHNAAGMYRNLNSLAMRLTRSGGLMMTCSCSGAMTQSGKFLGVLQSAAVMAGRKITVVREAGAASDHPLDPSYPHSTHLTLKANISPIFCFGCFEHLEVWLQQVQNFCP